The genomic stretch GGCGACCCTTGATGTCTTCGCGTGGACGAAGGGCGTGCTGGGGTGGGAAAGCGTACGGCTGATGTCCTTCGATGGCGTGCGGGTGTTGGTGGGGTGCGCGTGGATCGTCGCGGCGTTCTTGTTCGAGCTCGGGGGGCGCTGGGCGACCGGCAACTTCAGTTGATCGCGCACTTGGGTGGGTGGCGACGGCAGGAGAAACACCCGCCAGGCAAGCGGGTGTTGACGTGGGGGTTGGAGCGCCTGGCCGTGTACCTCATGATGCAAGAGCAACGCGCGGACCCACAGCGGCGAGATGAGATCGATACCCTTCTGCACGATCTTTTCGCCCCGTGAACATTTCGTCCGCATCTCAGCTATGCACTCGGAACTCCGAGTGCATAGGGCTTCTCCTTACCGAGGCAGCGTGACGCGGTAGATCGCGCCCGCAGCGTCGTCCGACACGAGCAGACGGCCTGAGCGGTCCACGATGGCGTCCACGGGACGACCCCAAGAGCTCCCGTTCACGAGCCAGCCCGTGACGAGATCGATTTGATCGCTCGGCGTGCCCGTCGCGGAGTTCCAAGGAAAGAACGCGATCTTGTAGCCCGTCGGGACGCTGCGGTTCCACGAACCGTGCAGCGCGCTCACCGCGCCTTGACGGTACACCGCCGGAGCGTTCGTGCTTTGCAAGAAGGTCAGGCTCAGCGGCGCGGAGTGGGCCTGGATGCCGCGGTTGACGCGGTCGGCCGCCGCGCAGTCGAGCTTGCTGCCGTCGGCGTTGTTCTGCACGTCCCGGTCAAACGGCATGTCGACGAGGCCGCCGTCGGGATTCGAGTTGCAAAAGGGCCAGCCGTAGTTGCCGCCGTCACGTACCCGCGTGAACAACTCGGGTGGATGGTTGTCGACGTACGCCTGCATCACCTTGCCGTAGTCGTTCGTGCCGTCTCCGTCGAAGTCGCGTTGATACGGATAGCCGATGTTGTCGCGGTTGTTCACGACCGCCCACAAGTCGGCGGTGCCGGGCACGAGGGCCAAGCCCTCAGCGTTGCGTAGGCCCTGGGCGAACAGGCGTCCGGACGTCGCCGCTTGGTCGAGGGCCGTCGCGCTGTACAAGTAGATCGCGCCTTGCTTGGGGTTCTGCGCGAGGTCGGCGGGGTCGGCGTTGCTCGCCGACGCGATCGACACGTACAACTTGTCGCCGTCGAGGGCGATGTTCTTGAGTTCGTGGCCGTACGCGCCTCCGAGGGCGCCGCTGCTGTTGCCGTCGGGCAAGTCGCGCACCACGACTTCGAACGGGCGTCGGGCCGAATCGCCCGCCACGTACACCGACCGCGTCACGCGGTTGCTTTCCGAGACGTAGAGGTACGTCGTCGCGCCGATGGTGTGGAACACCATGTCGTGCGGCTTCTTCAACCCGGTGGCGAAGTCCGTCACGACGCCGACGCCGTCCGCACCCGGCCGCACGAGCAGCACCTTGCCGCTCGACGGCTGCGACACCAGCAAGTCATCGCCCGCCGCGGCGGCCAAGAAGCGCGCTTTGGAAACGCGCGCGTACACTTCGGCCGTGGCGCCCGACGGAACGTTCAAGAAGCGGTCGACGTCGAACGGCGTGGAGCGCAAGGCGGACGGCACGGCGAGCAGCACCCGGGCGGACGCGCCAGGCGGCGTGGTGGCCGAGCCGCACACGACCTTCGCGCTCGCCCAGTCGGCGTGG from Deinococcus yavapaiensis KR-236 encodes the following:
- a CDS encoding NPCBM/NEW2 domain-containing protein, which translates into the protein QVYGDGVKLYDSGVTRGADAVKAVSVNVTGRSDLKLVVTNGGDSIDYDHADWASAKVVCGSATTPPGASARVLLAVPSALRSTPFDVDRFLNVPSGATAEVYARVSKARFLAAAAGDDLLVSQPSSGKVLLVRPGADGVGVVTDFATGLKKPHDMVFHTIGATTYLYVSESNRVTRSVYVAGDSARRPFEVVVRDLPDGNSSGALGGAYGHELKNIALDGDKLYVSIASASNADPADLAQNPKQGAIYLYSATALDQAATSGRLFAQGLRNAEGLALVPGTADLWAVVNNRDNIGYPYQRDFDGDGTNDYGKVMQAYVDNHPPELFTRVRDGGNYGWPFCNSNPDGGLVDMPFDRDVQNNADGSKLDCAAADRVNRGIQAHSAPLSLTFLQSTNAPAVYRQGAVSALHGSWNRSVPTGYKIAFFPWNSATGTPSDQIDLVTGWLVNGSSWGRPVDAIVDRSGRLLVSDDAAGAIYRVTLPR